The Trichomycterus rosablanca isolate fTriRos1 chromosome 19, fTriRos1.hap1, whole genome shotgun sequence region actgAATTTCAGACCTTGACTCTTCTCAGTCAGTTTATTTACACCCAACGTTTCAAAAAtggattaaataaaaacacaatttttttttacaaatgaacAATGGAATATTTACTAAACATTGAAAtggttataataaaatattattgtttataactATAGCTGTTTATTAGTTTAAATGCAATTCATACAGTAACACGGTCTGAAATTAGTATAACTATTTGACTCGGGGTTCTGAGAGTCGGCTCAAAGCTTTCACCTGAAGGAGCCGATTCAAGGAGCCGATTCGTTGACATACGAACAGACACTAGTCGGCGACAGTTCTCTAGTGATGCTGATGATAATTATTTgaatagttttatttatatttacaggaTTTAACTTTTATTGTGTCAGAATATGACTATAAAAAGCTGCTTCCTGACCAGTACATACAGATATTTATCATTCTGAATGATAAGATGCTGATAACAATACATTTcttacaataaaaatacatttacggcatttggcagatgcttttatccaaagcgacttacagtactgtgacagtatacagtctaagcaattgagggttaagggccttgctcaaggacccaacagtggcaacctggcagtggtgaggcttgaactggcaaccttctgattactggaccagtaccttaaccactaggctacaactgcccatacaGTTTACATAAGGCATGTCTTATATAAAACAAAGCATAAAGCATTCTCTATAAACATATCTGTTAttgttagtttaaaaaaatatatactgtatatatactccAACAAATAATGGTACAAATACGCAAAGTTATAgcctaatatttataataatagcctaagattaaaatattaatatatatttcttATATTTGATAGTCATCATTTTCTTGTCATGTCATGACTGCAATAAGCAAACAGTGCCTCTAGAAAATCATCATACCCCTGTTAAACTGTCACTTTGTTAGTCTTACATTCTGAAATCAAACCCcattaaaaaaacctttttcaacttaattttacatttaagttGCAGAAACAGGctaaacatcatttaaaaaacagaaagactACAATAACAAGGTTAAAATGTTAATTGCTCCCCAGATCCAACACTTTGTAGAGCTACATTGTCTAATTAGTCTGTTTGGATACCTAGATTTGGTAACATCTGCCCATTTTTCTTTTCAGATTTGTTCAAGTTTGGTCAAATTTCATTGTAAGTGGCAATGGACTGTCCATCCACAGCTTTAACTTGGCCACTCAAGTACATTTACCATTCTATCCTCAAGCCACTGCATTGTGTTTAAGGTGAACCACCAGCAGAAGGGTACGTGTAATTGACTGTACCCATTTTGCCTTTAATCTTGAcctattgtattgtattatccctctcacagtccaaacatAGAGTCTCCTGGCATTAAAAAAATCCTGTTTCACAACCACACAACCAGCTCCCAATCAATTACATAATGTTGTTATAAGTGATGTAAcaatggtaaacatgccccagtccaaacctttttttaaattagttgCAGCCAACaaatttactgtatatataagacAAACAATAAAGTTGATTAGTTGCAACATTAACTgttttgtatgatttttaacacAGGTATAAAAAAAGCATTGCATTATTTTTACATCAAATTTTTCTACAGAATCAACAGAATTTGAGTTGTACATTTAAATCTTCATAGATGCATCTCTTCTCTTGCATCTTCTttatgctcttctctgtacaaGAGGAGAAACACAGACATATTGAGAAATGAGACCTAAGAATCTCACACCAGTATTAGATCAACTATGTCATGACTATGTTACAGTATATGctccatttaacagatttcTGATTTAccggacaaaatctggaaaaccaaacaTCCAATCCGATGGTTTAAAAATCCCCGAAAAGcataccaagaccagtagttcagtaattatCCGTGAGCCGACGcacatctctctgtttacatgagcaataggttttattttgtcaggaggctcactttgttctcgcttttttctctgtgttttatgcttattttTGCTAACACATGTAGACAGCTTCCCAAATAATCCCTATAATTAGAGTTAGCGACATAAGTTTGGGAGAACAGAACTCCTAATTGACTGTCTATATTTAAACCTATTATTTTCCTCTCTCCTCTCCTTCACATTTCCTTCACAGCTCTTTACGTTTTTGTtgttacaaatacattttaaaaaggtgaGTTGATTGCACAGCACAAGGAGAAAGCCACCCTGAACTTCATCCAGCCCATTCTCAGCATTCCCAGACTTACTTTCCCTTTCCACTCATAATCAGGTTGAAGGTGCGGCTCGCATTTGAAAGGTAAACTGCTAGTTAATAAGAGGTGAAAGTGCATCTGTATGGGTGCTGATGTCTGCTCGAGAAAAAAGTTGGTACATGCGCCCCCTAGCgtgcataattggcaatgcctgcagcagacaaaattgcccatTAATGTATGCTGGGTGcgaaaagacaggactaaaagTGGGTAAGGTCTTTAACGCTGTGcaagaaccctggttagtagcccgaggtgcctgtagagaaagtggaggagcacggagatcagtgcgtggctcTCCGCGTGCAAATACTGGCCTTACGCGCGAAATCACAGAATgtgtgggtgaataagaagggatcagTGGACTGCACACTGGAGCAGGCAAAAATACCCTAATCTGACACAaccggagtctccagcagcggaagatgaattgactacgctaaaattgggagaaaatgcataaataaaaaagcatctcTACACTTTATTCTGCAGTTAAAGAGAGTAAATGTTGTAGGGACTGTACGATGAGTCATGGTACAAAGTACacattaaacaacaaacaagtGATTCTGTCCAATCCatctattatttataattaaactaAAATCTAATATAATAGTTTCCTTTACAATGCAGCCTGGACATATATTAATACAGAGTATAAGCAGGCCGTTAGAtataaaagcttcattaaaatgcTTTCCTACAGATCAATCACAGACATACTGAATGGTTCAAACTACCTGTCGTATAACaatgtataatacactacattaATACTTACACTGCTTTCTGCAGCATGACCTGGGTCTGCTGTCGCCGCTCTTCACTTATAGGATAGAAGAGGAAAATTACCAGACCCATCAGCAGCAGGCAGACGGGCACTGGGGCAAACAGCACATGCAGTGTAGTGATCACTTTGGAGTCATGCGTACATGCACCAGGCTGGTACCCTGCAAAGCTAAGGAGGTAAGATGAAATACATTAAGTTGCATTTGAAACTCTGAAAACCTCCAAAACACCATCCCACAGTAAAATATGGTATATAAGGTGGGAACTTCATTGTATGGGGCTGCTCCTCGGATGCTACCTGCACACCATTAAAGGAAACATGAATAAAGGGTATTCTTACTGTAGTGCAAGAATAGAGACTCCATGTGACACACCTCCTCCAAACTTGTTAAAGAAGACATAGCAGGAGTAGAACATGGGCTCCAGGTCCATGCACGTTGGGTTATTTACCTTAAAGTCATCTACCACATCAGGCAACATTGACCTGCAGGCAATGCagagagtaaataaaataacaattagggtgaattatacaaataaaatatcatCCACTATCCAGCTTCTAATATTACGgtagtaccttgaaactcaatgtcacttggttctgggagtggtgttgagtttaaaaggtgttgagtttcaaggtattttttttccattgggatgtatgagaaacctgttaatgaaCTTCATAGTAATTGCATGCATGACACCATACACTTATCTATTGGCTCACACCTAAGGATAATTCAGAGTATCCATTATATCACGTTTGCTTGGAAAAGGTAAGAAGTGCCCAGAGGAAACCCCCAAACACATGGGTGAAGCATGCCTCCTCACAGACATTGGACAGACATGAGGATCAAGGTGCTATGTGGCATCCACACATGTTTATGTGCCTAGCACTAGTCCTGTCAGCCTTCTTTACAACAGGTTTTTGATTAATTGACACTTCAAAGATCTGATAACTTACCAGGGCAGGAGATAAAGGGATGCCAGACTGGCACCTGCTAAAACAGCCAACAGCGCAAAGATGACAAAACTTTCCTTCACAGTGGATATGACGATAAGAGCAGGAATATAGCTCTGCACATATGCAACAGAACAAGACTGATTTAGCTTCTGGATTTAAAATTTCAGTttcaaaaatgattaaaatcacTTGTCCCTGCATTTTAATGTGGGGAGAAATGACCAGTACAGAAGTAAACCTTACTGTGAGGCCAATGATGATAGTGGTCTTTTTGCCCAGTCGGACCAATAGCATCTGCCAGAGTGGAACAGATAGAGTGGCTGATAtcttcacaaaaaaaaaaaaagatttactttatttaatattcattcaAGTAAATCTACATACAATTCATGACCAAAGGACACCAGTTAAGTTAGTGTAGATACATACATCTGACAAAGAGCTTGTTCAACATAAGACAAAAGAGCATTCGTGAGGTCAGGAactaatgttggacaagaaaGACAGGCTTCCAATCAACGTTCCAATTGAACTGCaaggtgtttaatagggttgagcTCTGTGCAGTACATGTTaaactatgtctttatggacctggcTTTGTGCAAAGCGGCatagtcatgttggaacaggaataggcctattatattttttataattggaTTGggacagtgggtagagctttgggaaaggctgagagttcaaatcccacctctgccatgcagccactgttgggtccaggggtgccgtacaatggctgaccctgcgctctgaccccagcttccagacaAATGGTGATATATGCGAAAATAGAATTTTGTTGTATCGTACacctacaccgatcagtcataacacctccttgtttctacactcactgtccattttatcagcttcacttaccatacagaagcacgttgtagttctacaattactgactgtagtccatctgcatgctttgttagccccctttcatgctgttcttcaatggtcaggacccaggactgtgttagtgtgtgttgtgctggtatgagtggatcagacacagcagcgccactggagtttttaaatacattgtccacttactgtccactctattagacactcctacttagttggtccaccttgtagatgtaaagtcagagacgatcgctcatcctctgctgctgttcgagttggtcatcttctagaccttcatcagtggtcacaggatgctgcccacagggcgctgttggctggatatttttggttggtggagtattcttggtccagcagggacagtgaggtgtttaaaaactccatcagcgctgctgtgtctgatccactcataccagcacaacacacactaacacaccaccaccatgtcagtgtcactgcagtgctgagaatgatccaccacctaaataatacctgctctgtggtggtcctgtgggggtcctgaccattaaagaacagggtgaaaccaggctaaaaagcatgtagagaaacagatggactacagtcagtaattgtagaactacaaagtgcttctatatggtaagtggagctgataaaatggacagtgagtgtagaaacaaggaggtggtttgaatgttaaggctgatcagtgtatatatgtatatatggcaaataaaggcattctattctaattaaaaataagtaatGGGAGTAATGATTTGTACCACATAAGCTAACACTTAGCACTGTGATTTGAGACTTGTGTTGGCTGCATGGCCGGTCAATCGCAATCCATAAGGCTGCTGGCCAACAGTTCttgtcatgatgttcttcaagaGGTTCAAAACTGTTTATGAACAAGTACAAATAATGATGCTATACATGCTTCAGCCATCACCGGTTCTAGTCTGTAAGcttgtgttagcttagcttagcttagctgaAATTTCATATTTGTGACTGGCCTACTGTTAAAGAACTGTGCTACCATTTAACCATTTCTTTTTTCAGATAACGGCTGCccacttcctgttttagcatgacaTTTATCTACTGCACAAAGAACAGTctacatagattttttttttagtttgggCATTGAAACTGCTTAGCCTGCACAGACCCCTGACATTAATCAAATCCAACACATTGGGAACGTGATGAAATTCTGACTGAAAATATAGATTTTAACACCCAAGATCAGTGCCTAACCTCATTAATGCAAACATATATGTAAATACAGCTTTTTTAAGTAGACTCCTCACCAGCAATATGAGCACGAGGTGCTGGAAGTAGGCTCCCATTCCAGCTGCATGTGTACAGAAGAGCGCAAAGTTACCCTGAGCCATCTAAAACAGCAACAGACATATTAATGAAATCcttctttatatttaatcaactATTTCAGTTAATGTTACGTCGACATGCTGTAGTTAAGCATCTAAATGCTCCATTTCTTTCTCATATGCACTTATTGAagattaaaatataaacattgcCTGACTTCAGTGCAATCAAAAAAGCATAAAACCTACACAACTTGTAGCTATCATACCTGAAAAGCAACTGAAGCGAAGAGGAATCCAAACACAAGTCGCACATAAGGAGTGTGTCTTACAATCTTCTTCAATGCAGATATGTATGGCATCTGTATGCGGTCCAGCTTACTTAGTGGAGCTGatggaaaaacaaacacacaaccctCTTTTTGCCTAGTCTCTTTCATACTGTAAAGTCATAAACAATGACATAGTTGAGACTAGAGATGCATgcagtttttaagatgttttctgAAATCTTCTGAGAAGTATTTGCTGGGTCCCTAGATCAGCTTGAACCACTATTTTCCACTATTCAGCCTTTCCTTCACTTTGAATTAGTGGCTcttgtggttcagtggagtcctacAGTTTTGCTTTTTAGTTTCACAAGACcagttattattttctttatttctaccaattcatctcccaatctagtcatttccaattcctgatTATAAATCCATTGTCACTTGCACAACCCCCCGATCTGATCAATAAGAGCCAATTCACCTTTGTTTCGCCTTAGGCCAAAATATCCTACTATATTCACAAGACTTTTCTCGTCAGAGTAAAAGTTCCTTTATGCAATATTACATTTTGGTTTatcttataaaataaattataagggtacaaatacttttaaagaaaaatataaaaacttaTGTACTGTCAATTTTAGATAGTCTGTTTGTACAAcagtatacactgtatatcaaatCTCTACCATTAGACACATTTATATTGTCATGCCTTAGATCAGTGTTTCCCAACCACTGTGCCGTGGCACATAAGTGTGCCGTGAGAAATATTCAGGTGTGCCGTTGAAGATTATCCAATTTGGTACTTTAAGCAAGCGGTGTGTAGTGACAGGCAGAACAATTACATTCTGTGGTTTTTCCCTCTGATTTTTCTAATGTGAAATATGTGCCGTGGgtcaaaaaggttgggaaacactgCCTTAGATAACACTACATATCTGTCAGCATTACTCTTGAAAGGTTATTCCAAAATTGTCTGTTCTTACCCAATTGCTCCTTCACTCCAAGAAACAGCACAATACAGCACAGGAAGTAGAAAGCTCCTATTACCAATGCAGCAATCAAATATGCTCTTCTctgtaaaattaaaacattttgccATTATTAAATAAGTTAACAACATAGCATTTTGTCCTTTACAAAAATTACACTGATTGATTCATTAAGATTATCTTAATTTTATCTTTATATGTTTTAGATCTGCTTtgtaaattacaaatatattgtctggccctttaagagtGTTAAGTGTACAATGCTTGGGCATAGggagctctgcctgccggctgggctgagcacccacatgaacaacgattagccGGTTGTTCAGAAAGGGGTGGGAtaacttcgttctcctcaatcagagcggggatcaacattggtggagaggaagcatgacgcaatcgggcaattggacatgctaaaaaaaaatggagaaaaaggggagaaaatgcataaacaaaaatatgtacAAAAAAATGACATAGGAATTGTTGACGGTTATTTTTTGGCTATAACATAACTTCACAACCATCCTTGCCACTAAGAAAGATGATAAAAGATAGTTAAATGTCAAAGCAGAACTGAAACAAAAGCTTTGAAGAATGATCCAAACTCAGATATGAAGCATCCTtcctgttttacagtgtgagaCTAAATCAGATTATACAACGCTGTTGCAGCAAATCACTAAAGGTCAGAACTGCCTAAAATGAACATCTTAAGTGACACATTTTAACTCCCAACATAAGTTTAAAACCCCAAAGTTTCTCTTAAACGTTATTATTGTTCATAACCACTGTAACTGTGCTATTTCGGTACAAatcctatttccagaaaagttgggacattttataaaacttaataaaaagcAGAATCTGTGATTGCTtcattcttttgtttgttttgttttttttaattaataaaagtagaaagaaaagatctcCAGTGCTATTACTAATtagctttattgtattttgtataaacagaaacagatgtagaatttaatgcccacaaacacactcaaaacAAAAGTTGGGATGAAGGCGTGTTTACCCCTGTGACCCATCAGATTTCCTATTAATGACGCAATGACGTTTAGGAACTACGTTTTGCAACTGAactttttgtccattcttgcttgatacgagactgATCAACAGTCCATGATCAACGTTGTTTGATATGCCAGTCAAGCATATGCTCGTCCTTTGAGTTACTCCATACTGTAAAACTGTCCTCCTGTCTTTAATGACATagacagtcatgctgaaatagGGATAGGGAATACGGAAAAGGAtcatacattgatcagccataacattaaaaccacctcattgtttctacactcactgtccattttaccagctccacttaccatatagaagcactgtgcaGTTCTACGTTTTTCTAcacacctttttagcctgctttcaggctgttcttcaatggtcaggacccccacaggaccaccacagagcaggtattatttaggtggtggatcattctcagcactgcagtgacactgacatggtggtggtgtgttagtgtgtgttgtgctggtatgagtggatcagacacagcagcgctgctggagtttttaaataccatgtccactcactgtccactctactagacactcctacctagttggtccaccttgtagatgtaaagtcagagacgatcgctcatctattgctgctgtttgagttggtcatattctagaccttcatcagaggttacaggacgctgcccatgtggcgctgttggatggatatttttgttggtggactattctcagtccagcagtgacagtgaggtgtttaaaaactccatcagcattgctgtgtctgatccactcataccagcactacacacactaacacaccaccaccatgtcagtgtcactgcagtgctgagaatgatccaacacccaaataatacctgctctgtagtggtcctgggagagtcctaaccattgaagaatagcatgcaagggggctaacaaagcatgaggagaaacagatgaactacagtcagtaactgtagaactataaaatgcttctatatggtaagtggaactgataaaatggacagtgagtgtagaaacaaggaggaggttttaattttatggctgatcggtgtataactgtCGTCACaaggttgaaagcatataatttattttatataactgatttcatACACCTGTTAACAAGGACCTAATGGGTGAACAATGAATTTTTTTGGATAGATTTCAGGTTTTTAAAggcatttttttatatatttgcagGTTTCCATTTCATTAACTAAAATAAACTTTAAGCAGATCTGCAACTTGGCAAAATTATAGTGTTAGACCTGTGAACTCCTTACAGTCATCTTCTCTGCTGTACTGTTTTAATGAAACAGCTGATTTAAAGTCATGATACtaataaagtaaaatgcaaaaattgATTGGctgtattaataaatgataaaatctTCAATTAGATTTTGTCACAGCATAAATGTCTGAATGTCTCACCGTTTTGTGAAGTGTGTCAGTCAAAGGAGTATTAAAGCTGTGATGAAGAACATCAGATACATTTCCAGTAAGTGTTTGACTCCCATTTAGCTCTCTGCAGGCATGTGCTCTCTTAGCGTGGTACACCCCAACAATCTGGCCCTGAATGGTGGCTCCTGCCAGTGTCGCAAACATCTCCATACCCATTCCTACAGAATGAACAGAGACAAAGAAAAGGACCAATGTCACATTAGATTCATAATTTGAACACATTATAAATGTCTGAAAACGAGTGTAGGGACAgttgtagctcagcggttaagatactaaCAGGACTAGTAGTCATGatattgccagttcaagccacaccatcaCCAAGCTGCCACCATGAGGCCCCTGAGAAAgatccttaacccttaatttctTGAATTGGATAGAAGCATCTGCTTAATGACGCAAATGTAAGAGTCTAATGACATTGTTGATTAGATCTTGGGTTCCACTTTCATGTTGCTGAACAGAAGATCTGAtttagcagataagaaacaacactGAAAATAGACTCTGAAACAGAAGCCACAAACCTCTTTAACTTCTTATTGTTAAGATGTAAGCAAGTGCTCAAATCTTAATGTTCAAATTTCAGTGGTGTCCCCGCCCTTGCCAGCAATACCTTCTGTCTGGACAGGTGACAGAGGAATACATAAGGCATACTGTGTTCCTTTTTGCATGTAGGAAAGAGGAAGTGCGTGCTAGCCTGTGTCCCTCCTCAACCAACCTATTTAATAAGTCGTGTGTGGTTTAGAACACAGCCTTTAAGCTTGATGTGAGTTTCTCTGAGATGCAATTATTAAAAGTAGCAACGTTTCTAACGATTTTCTGAAGGTACTCTTGGGGCACATAAACTAGGCTTAACTgtacagtattaataataagatGCAACTTTCCATCCATATTACTGATCACATTTTGCTGGTCTGTAACCTAACTAAGATACCAATGGGGAGAGAAAAGATGATAAAACAATGTCTCACTGTATCCAGTGGCAGAATCACGATCTTTCTCATTGCCCCCCAAAAACATGTTCAGCGAGGAAAAAGGCACATGGTAGcactaaaacagaaaaaaaagacaaaacaaatgAAAGTGCCTCACATAAAACTGTTACCAGCAGAATGATCCAGACAAGGTCTGGTAGACAGAAACTAAGAGCATGGTTACAATAGTGCTCTTACACTCATAAAGGTGTCAAACATACAGCACCAGGTTAAGTACCAGCAGAAACTAAAGGAAGGGGACATGGTGTTCTGAGGGGTGTACCACAGCATGATGTAAGAGATCACTCCCATTGGCATGGAGAACACAATCCTAGGAGGAAAGTAAAACAAAGGGAAATTAAAAACAACATGTAGAAATAGATGTTTTTCTTGGCTTTCATCTTTCAGTATAATGATGCAAATACATAAGCCAGggaaattaattttaatttgcCTTACCATGGAATGAGTTTGCCAAATCGAGTGCGGCTACTCTTGCTCACTGCATAGCCTACCAGAGGGTCTGAGATAGCATCCCACGCTCGGCCGAGGAACAAAATTACAGACACATTAAAAGGCCTCATCTGGAACAAATAAAGCAGTGAATATATACAGATTCCAGACTTCAGCCCCAATAAACAactttggaattaactggaacattaacTAAGGTTTTGCAAGCTTGGTAGGATTTTGACCActgatctacactgatcagccaaaacattaaaaccaccttcttgtttctacactcactgtccattttatcagctctacttaccatacaggagcactttgtcgttctacaattactaaatgtagtccatctgtttctctgaatgctttgttagccccctttcatgctgttcttcaatggtcaggacccccacagggatGTGTTAGTAAGAAAAGAGACAACAGATTTAGAGCCAATGATGAAATACTCAGTCTTATGGGCATTCAATAGAAGAAAATTCGCACGCAGCCATGAGTTTAGATCATGGATGCATTTGGTGAAGGAGGGGGGTGCAAATGGGGCAGACGGTTTAAAGTTTAGATAAACCTgggtgtcatctgcataacagtaaaaaaaattcaACCCATGATGACGGAATATATCACCAATGGGCAggatgtaaataataaacagaaatgtTCCCAACACAGAGCCCTGGGGAACACTTTGCTTAAC contains the following coding sequences:
- the LOC134333894 gene encoding sodium-dependent lysophosphatidylcholine symporter 1, with product MPLDADVSCNEEPKSNQLQKRPGIPLPRKLCYAVGGIPYSMTGNARGFFMQIFLLDVVQMRPFNVSVILFLGRAWDAISDPLVGYAVSKSSRTRFGKLIPWIVFSMPMGVISYIMLWYTPQNTMSPSFSFCWYLTWCCMFDTFMSCYHVPFSSLNMFLGGNEKDRDSATGYRMGMEMFATLAGATIQGQIVGVYHAKRAHACRELNGSQTLTGNVSDVLHHSFNTPLTDTLHKTRRAYLIAALVIGAFYFLCCIVLFLGVKEQLAPLSKLDRIQMPYISALKKIVRHTPYVRLVFGFLFASVAFQMAQGNFALFCTHAAGMGAYFQHLVLILLISATLSVPLWQMLLVRLGKKTTIIIGLTSYIPALIVISTVKESFVIFALLAVLAGASLASLYLLPWSMLPDVVDDFKVNNPTCMDLEPMFYSCYVFFNKFGGGVSHGVSILALHFAGYQPGACTHDSKVITTLHVLFAPVPVCLLLMGLVIFLFYPISEERRQQTQVMLQKAVEEHKEDAREEMHL